From the unidentified bacterial endosymbiont genome, one window contains:
- a CDS encoding DUF2065 domain-containing protein has protein sequence MNSTIWLALALVLVLEGLGPMLYPRAWRRMIATLSQLPDTILRRFGGGLVVAGIVIYYMLRKTIG, from the coding sequence ATGAATTCAACGATCTGGCTGGCGCTGGCCCTCGTTCTGGTCCTTGAAGGCCTTGGCCCGATGCTTTATCCCCGCGCATGGCGGCGGATGATCGCTACCCTGAGCCAACTGCCGGACACGATTTTACGCCGCTTTGGCGGTGGTCTTGTGGTGGCTGGCATCGTGATCTACTACATGTTGAGGAAAACGATTGGCTGA
- a CDS encoding SDR family NAD(P)-dependent oxidoreductase — protein MVKHDFLRPWVLITGGSKGIGRALVTAFSTQVHVVFTWHNDQQACLDTLAHCAEAGGSVEAIQCDGGNDALVGQTGAMLVERLGAPVGVVHNAGVTLDALHISQTGERWRQVMNTNLNALFYWNQVLLPSMMAQGKGAVVFISSVSGAVRGNVGQTAYSASKAAMIGLCRSLALEVGRFGLRVNCVAPGMIDSEMLKTMPADKFKVLARQIPLRRIGKPEDVVSAVQFLMSDESPWITGQCLTVDGGMSL, from the coding sequence ATGGTAAAGCATGATTTCTTACGGCCCTGGGTGCTGATAACCGGCGGAAGCAAGGGGATAGGCCGGGCTTTGGTCACGGCGTTTTCAACGCAGGTGCATGTCGTCTTTACTTGGCATAACGATCAACAAGCCTGCCTTGATACCCTCGCGCACTGCGCTGAAGCAGGCGGGTCGGTTGAGGCCATACAATGCGATGGCGGCAACGATGCATTGGTTGGGCAAACGGGAGCCATGCTGGTAGAGCGCCTCGGGGCACCCGTCGGGGTTGTACATAATGCAGGCGTTACGCTGGATGCTTTACATATCTCGCAAACGGGGGAGAGATGGCGCCAGGTAATGAACACCAATCTGAATGCGTTATTTTACTGGAATCAGGTTTTGCTGCCCTCAATGATGGCGCAGGGCAAGGGGGCTGTGGTCTTTATCTCGTCTGTGTCGGGCGCGGTGAGAGGCAATGTGGGCCAGACTGCTTACAGCGCGAGTAAAGCGGCGATGATTGGCTTATGCCGTTCGCTGGCGCTGGAAGTGGGACGTTTCGGCCTGCGTGTCAATTGTGTGGCGCCCGGTATGATTGACAGCGAGATGTTAAAGACAATGCCAGCCGACAAGTTTAAAGTACTGGCTCGCCAAATTCCTCTTCGGCGTATCGGTAAGCCGGAAGATGTGGTCTCAGCCGTGCAGTTTTTAATGTCAGATGAGAGCCCGTGGATAACCGGTCAGTGCCTGACGGTTGACGGAGGGATGAGCCTCTAG
- a CDS encoding acyl carrier protein, which yields MENSSQVWANIVGLLADVKDLEAETLAPETRLSELELDSLDYVEMMVTVKRDFAITLTPELFINHPDITLGQLCQVIADGKA from the coding sequence ATGGAAAACTCTTCGCAAGTGTGGGCCAACATTGTTGGTCTGCTGGCCGACGTCAAAGATTTAGAGGCAGAAACGCTGGCACCCGAGACCCGGCTCAGCGAGCTGGAGCTTGATAGCCTGGACTATGTCGAAATGATGGTTACGGTGAAACGTGATTTTGCGATCACGCTGACGCCTGAACTCTTTATTAATCACCCGGACATTACGCTGGGACAGCTTTGTCAGGTCATTGCCGATGGTAAAGCATGA
- a CDS encoding MaoC/PaaZ C-terminal domain-containing protein translates to MKWTSEDAQRWAVFSGDHNPIHFDRAAAQAAGADDVTVHGMRAMWDLKQQMAHSWKATRAGELHCGIRLRQPLLTDTSYALTALPDTRGVQGEIRHSSTGICCFSGRLEEKANPFVTPADLSLRPLKTDNTFRYPFSRRDWCYLDALLFKLIVDAPESMAVVHRVLPELQAQTLGDVFLLLPIVQTHHDIWLTYDLFSLPALPPVLTCAPLPSLVMGDRQNGFILQMRAACLSEGKMVMTTAVTLKTWPVAVSN, encoded by the coding sequence ATGAAATGGACGTCAGAAGATGCGCAGCGCTGGGCTGTTTTTTCCGGGGATCACAACCCCATTCATTTCGACCGTGCGGCCGCGCAGGCGGCAGGCGCTGACGATGTTACCGTTCACGGTATGCGCGCGATGTGGGATCTCAAACAGCAGATGGCGCACTCGTGGAAAGCGACCCGCGCAGGCGAGCTGCACTGTGGGATCCGTTTACGTCAGCCTTTGTTGACCGATACCTCCTACGCGCTGACGGCATTGCCCGACACCAGGGGCGTTCAAGGCGAAATCCGTCATTCCTCAACGGGAATCTGTTGTTTCAGCGGCCGCCTTGAGGAGAAAGCGAACCCGTTTGTCACACCAGCGGACCTGTCTCTAAGGCCGTTAAAAACCGATAACACGTTCCGCTATCCCTTCTCGCGACGCGACTGGTGTTATCTCGATGCACTGCTTTTTAAACTGATCGTTGATGCCCCGGAATCAATGGCTGTCGTCCACCGCGTGCTGCCTGAACTCCAGGCCCAAACGCTGGGGGACGTCTTTCTGTTGCTACCCATCGTGCAAACTCACCACGACATCTGGCTTACGTACGATCTTTTTTCTTTACCGGCCCTTCCCCCTGTTCTGACTTGTGCTCCCCTCCCATCGCTGGTGATGGGCGACCGCCAGAATGGTTTTATTTTACAGATGCGTGCCGCCTGCCTGTCTGAAGGAAAAATGGTGATGACGACAGCCGTGACGCTAAAAACCTGGCCTGTGGCCGTTTCAAACTAA
- a CDS encoding beta-ketoacyl-[acyl-carrier-protein] synthase family protein, whose product MIKQQIRRVVVTGYGAVTPLGMSAAQSWQSIMDYRLGYQKHNLSAAGIHSCFYGELENEPEIRFVPASIRRRLPRFARLSMAAAKEAIEQAFGDGHPQDYYPDTACGAIIGTGWAGQDESIANHDQYRDTGLGSTFGCIFSMPNVATAACSQFWGLRGYQNTPVAACATGTIAIGDAFEAIRSGRASMMLAGGGESLRSNTSIWNIDILRALSREQEDITRACCPFSLNRSGFVLSEGAAVVCLEERESAIARGATLLGEIVGYGNFSDATDFTAPADDKLARVATIAFALQQAGIAHDDVDYINAHGTSTQLNDKNACEAIKLAFGDAAYRIPVSSTKSYSGHLIAAAGSFETIVCLQAIRHGTVPATHHLSSADPQCDLDFVAEGHRQATLTYALNLSFGFGGANAALVLRRAEQ is encoded by the coding sequence ATGATTAAACAACAGATACGCAGGGTCGTCGTAACAGGATATGGCGCCGTTACGCCGCTGGGCATGAGTGCCGCACAGAGCTGGCAGTCCATTATGGATTATCGCTTAGGCTACCAAAAACACAATCTTTCCGCCGCAGGTATTCATTCCTGCTTTTATGGTGAGCTGGAAAATGAACCCGAGATTCGCTTTGTTCCGGCATCTATTCGCCGACGTTTACCCCGGTTTGCCCGCCTGTCCATGGCGGCGGCAAAAGAGGCGATAGAACAAGCGTTTGGCGATGGCCATCCTCAGGACTATTACCCCGATACCGCATGCGGCGCGATCATCGGCACCGGCTGGGCTGGGCAAGATGAATCGATTGCCAATCACGATCAATACCGTGATACGGGACTCGGCTCGACCTTTGGTTGTATTTTTTCGATGCCCAATGTGGCAACGGCGGCATGCAGTCAGTTTTGGGGATTGAGGGGATATCAAAATACTCCCGTGGCGGCCTGTGCCACGGGGACTATTGCCATCGGCGACGCCTTTGAGGCTATCCGCTCTGGACGGGCATCCATGATGCTGGCGGGCGGCGGCGAGTCGCTGCGCAGTAATACCTCTATCTGGAATATCGATATTCTGCGTGCGCTGAGCCGCGAGCAGGAGGACATCACCCGGGCGTGCTGCCCATTCAGCCTCAACCGCAGTGGATTCGTCTTATCGGAAGGCGCAGCCGTAGTGTGTCTGGAAGAACGGGAGTCTGCTATTGCCCGCGGCGCGACGCTGTTGGGCGAAATTGTGGGGTATGGAAATTTCTCCGATGCCACCGACTTTACCGCACCAGCGGACGATAAACTGGCAAGAGTGGCGACGATTGCGTTTGCTCTTCAGCAGGCGGGCATAGCGCATGATGACGTTGATTACATTAACGCTCACGGCACCTCAACCCAGCTCAACGATAAGAACGCATGTGAGGCAATCAAACTGGCTTTTGGCGACGCGGCTTATCGTATCCCCGTCTCTAGCACAAAATCCTACTCAGGGCATTTGATCGCAGCGGCCGGTAGCTTTGAAACCATTGTTTGCCTGCAGGCAATACGGCACGGCACTGTGCCTGCCACTCACCATTTGAGTAGTGCCGATCCGCAATGCGATCTCGATTTCGTCGCCGAGGGGCATCGACAGGCCACCCTTACCTACGCTCTGAATCTCAGCTTTGGCTTTGGCGGCGCCAATGCGGCACTGGTTCTGAGGCGGGCTGAACAATGA